The window tttgagatgtgtgtccctgtgggtgctccactacccacccttctCCCGTCTACTTCGGAGTTCACACAGCAGAAcgctgcagtagagaaggaacagaagggAAAGTCGGGGGTGCACGCTACAGGAGGTGCCAACAGCTGCCCGAGACAGCTCCTGCATGTGCCCTTCCCTTGATCGAGTACTGCTGCAAAAAATCTCCGATCTCCGGTGCAGGGActgacacctagagtggagcacccacagggacacacatctcgaagaatcatCGTTACTTCACAAGGTAAGTAACTTCTtcctttctgaagtccagagtacatattttgctactctcctttcttccttttgcaaagatcctgaactcaaccatctcatggtcactgctgctcaggttgccacccacttctactttccctaccaatttttccctgtttgtaagcagcaggtcaagaggagaatggcccctggttggttcctccagtagttgcaccaggaagttgttcccaacactctccaaaaacttcctggattgtctgtgcactgctatattgctctcccagcagataacTGGATGATTGAAGTCTCTCATTAGGCCTgtgttctggaaacttcagttaattgtccaaagaaagcctcatctacctcatcctcctagtccggtggtctatagcacacaccCACCATGACACCACCCTGGTTGCTCTtgcttctaaacttaacccaaagactctcaatggcttttctccagtttcatactggagctctgagcaatcataccgctctcttacatacagtgcaactcctccacctttcctcccctgcatgtccttcctgaacagtttatacccatccatgacagtgctccagtcatgtgagctatcccaccaagtctctgttatttcaatcacatcatagttttTTGACTGTGTCAAGACTTTCAATTcgtcctgcttgtttcccaggcttcttgcattcatacacctaagataactagccaattgccctgctttctcagtatgaatcaggaggccctccctgtttcaccctcctccttgtttttCCTCCTGATATCCCACTTGCTTCTCCCTGACctgaggaaggggctctgggattCCCCATCCCACTGCTGGGTACCAGGTTGTGCAGAGCTCTTTCCACATGCACTGGGACCTGAGGAGAGGTATGGAATCTAAACTTCTTACTGGTGCTGCCTCCAGCACCCCTCACAGCCTAAAGCCATATCCACTTCCCTCCTCTTGGGGTACAGCTAAtgggataaaataaaaatagccatGACAAACTTTTAGCCTACCAATAACCATTGATGGCCccttcctccatgaacttagctagttcttctttgaaccctgatatagccttggccttcacaacatccttggcaaagagttccacaggttgactgtacattgtgtgaagaaatacttccttttgtttgttttaaatctgctgcctattcatttcatttggtgacccctagttcttgtgttatgaggagtaaatagcacttccttatttactttctccacaccagtcatgattttatagacctcaatcatatcccccgtTAGTtatcccttttccaagctgaaaagtcccaatcttattaacatctcctcatatggaagctgttccatactcctatcatttttgttgcccttttctgtaccttttccaattcatgtatatattttttaaaatggggcaaccacatctgcacacactagtcaagatgtgggcataccatggatttatatagaggcaatatgatattttctgtcttattatctagccatttcctaatgatttccaacattctgttagcttttttgattgccaccaTACGATTAAGCAACTTCTATTCATTATTGTCTCAGCACCCGAATATCACAACACAGATCTTTGAAGACCTGCATGAGATGGAAGAAATTGTTGATGATCTCctgatttggggcaaaaataaCAAGCATGAGAGAAATGTTTTgcagtgaaccaaaaaaacccccaaaaaacaaaaaaaacccaaccccacaaacccccacaaaaaacccccccaaacccccacaaaaaaacaaaaaccttcaatTGAACTGGAAAAATGCCAGATCAGACTGAATGAGATTAGTTATGTAGGACACACGTTCAGTTACAAAGGAGTTCAACAGGCCCAAGAAAGATGGAAGCACTTGTACACATGAAACTAATCTAAAACAAGAAGTGCTCATGAGCCTGTTAACACACCTAAACAAATTCATCTTTAATTTGTTAGACTAAGTGTTCCACTTAGCATGCTATTTGAAGATGATGACCACAGAATTACACTGGGATTAAAGGCATAAGGAAAATGTTGGGGAATTAGTAAGAGTTGTCACAGAAGCAACAGTGCTGAAATATTTTGAGATGAATAAAGAGCCTAAAATCTCACTCAATGTAAATTGACACGCATAGGGGCTTGTCCTTTTACAAGATGATCAGCGAGTAGCATGTGCTTTCAAACTACTAAATCACCACAGCCCGATGCTCAGATGAAGAAGAAATGTTGggaattgttttggtttgtgaGTTGTTTCATTAATCTGTTCAAGGTAGAAACAGACCGTAAAGAGTTGGAAGCCACATCACAGAAACCACTGAAGCACAGCCTGGACTTCGGAACAGGATCATAAAATTGCCACAGCACTGATTAAATGTGAAAGAGGGGCCAGGTGAGGAGCTTATTGTCATGTCAAACGTGCCTGGGAATAGTGGCCTCAGGAAGAAGATTTTAAATAGGATTCACTAACCAACTGCTTCTGAAAGAAAATTTGATAAattcaaataagaaaacaaaaaacgaCTCCAGCTCACAACAGCTGAGGAAGTCCTTCTAGCTTGATGGTTGGGAGGAGCAGTCCAGGGATCTCCAGTCTGACTGGGACCATGAAGAGGAAATTGCTGAGGATGGCACCCTGTACAGAGGAGATCGTTTTGTAGTATGACATAGCATGAGATCACCACTGCTTCCAGCTGGGTACTATGAATGCAAAAGGGAGCTGGAGGTGATCTAGTCCCACCAGGCACGAACACTGCCACAAAGATaataaaatgtaaatacaataccACTGTCAAtagaaagaatgaggagtacttgtggcaccttagagactaaaaaatttatttgagcataagctttcgtaggttaATGCACAGGGACAGCTGACATCACATGAGATACATGATCACCCTTGGTCTAGAGTAGAGCTAGATCTACTAGAACTAAATAGGAACCTCTTATTCATGAGCAAATACTCAGCTTCTTAAAAGATTGAGCTGTTGCAGACCATGCTGAGTAGCAAGGGAATAACCATTGTGTAGCACTGAGCTCACCAGGTGATTCTCAACGTGTTAGTAGCAGAGAATGGCTCacaattcatgagtggctcattTCTGCTCTCCGCATTAATGTATCAGTtccacactgtcataaacagatagctaagggttaatgtctctttcacctgaagcacctgaccagaggaccaatcaggaaaccggattttttcaactttgggtggagggaattgagtgtctaaggtcttttgttttctggctgcctgcttgctctgagctttggagaagtagttctactttctagtcttctgtttctaagtgtaaggacaaagagatcagatagtaagttctatggtttcttttctttggtatttgcatgaatataagtgctggagtgctttgatttgtattctttttgaataaggctgtttattcaatattcttttaagcaattgaccctgtgttgtatcatctaatacagagagaacatgtgtacttatttttctttctttttataaagctttcttttaagacctgttggagtttttctttacttcagggaaattgagtctgtactcaccagggaattggtgggaggaagaaatcaaggggagatttgtgtgttggattgctagcctgactttgcattccctctgggggaataggaaagtactttttgtttccaggactggaagcagagagggagattcactctgtttggattcacagaacttgtgtctgtgtatctctccaggagcacctggaggagggaagggaaaaaggattatttccctttgttgtgagactcaagggatttgggtcttggggtccccaggaaaggtttttcagggggaccagagtgccccaaaacactctaattttttgggtggtggcagcaagtaccaggtccaagctggtaactaagcttggaggttttcatgctaacccccatatcttggacgctaaggtccaaatctgggactaaggttattacacacacCGCATGCCACACCCTTATGTGCACTCAAATGCAGCCATTTAGCAGAAATGTTGGTACAAATAGCAAAGAACTTGAGAATCAAAATTAAAAAGAGTCCTGGCAGATTCATGGGATCCCTATTTAGCTTTGTGAGCCTATCACAACTCACCTCACAGGCTTCCTTAGTGTCCCcgtgtagtgaggcagagtggccttccTCCAAGCAGGAGAGCAAAAGACCACTACACTCCCCCTAGTGGACAGAGCTAAATCTACCCAGCCCACCTCACCAGAGGTCCCGGGGCTGGACAAGAAACATAAAAGGAGAGCCCCAGCACTTAATTGGGCCTGGAGCACCAGAGGGAGCAGGTAGCTCTGCCAGGGAGCTGGGATCTCAACAGGATCCCAAACTAGGCCCCCAGTGGAGCTGTGCCCTGTGGCTGGAGGAGACAGGTGAGTGCCCTGAAGAGCTGCCAGGACCGCTGTCAGATGAATGCCCTGAGGCACTGTGGGGACTGCTAGCGGTCAAGTACCCTgaggtagggtgatcagatgtctcaTTTtgaaagggacagtcctgtatttaagcTCTCTTGCAAgtgtcccaactttttctttaaaaagggcaaattgtcccatattttctgtttctcctccccGCCAGCAGTACTGGGAGGTCCTACTGCTGGCCAGATTCCTATTCGCCAACTGCCCGCTCACCAGTGGTGAGTGGGAGGGTCCAGTGACTGACAATGCGGATGGGTGTTCAAGGTTGGTGGCGGAGCAAAGATGTAGCGTGCAGGGCCAGCCGCTCCCCCTGTTGGTCCAtcagcacagcccctgctgcatACCGGCTCTCGGCCAGCAGGACCCTGCCCCCTCGTCCTGCTTCCAGCCAGCACTGCTGTGCACTGTGAGCTGCAAtagctggtgagtgcaggcagaCACCTCGCGGCAGCCAGTTACATGTCGCCTCTGTTGCCCACCCATTGGCCTTTTAGGTGCTCTCCCTCTCACTGTCCTCTACTTGCTTTGCGCctttgacacccccccccccatccccgctGCTCCTCAATATCCCCTCCTGCAGGGCATGTCCCATTCCCAGTGCTGTGTGGAGATCCAGCCCCTGGTGGGAACGTTCAgttcaccaacagcctggccggcaggctccttccttccccgactgcctctggctgggccagcacccccggaaagcccaagaccctctgaCCTGGGGCACTGGTcaggaggagccaagccctgcatgtgccaaagcccgaCTCAGCACTGGCATGGGGAAGCCTCTCCACTCCTCAGCTAAATTCTGGAGTGGCTGGAGGAGAAAACACTTTCCAGCCTGTTCATGACCCGAACCTGCAGATTCCATAGCAGCCCCCAGGGCAAGGGCgtagcaccctcttcacctgtgcctccccatcctccctgccctgggtCCTGCCACCAAGAAGCAAGGGGCTTCCCCATCCCCTTCACTGCCGAGCCACTTCTCTGGCTGGTTGCTAAAGCCCCTGCAGTTAGGTTCTCTGGGTCCTGGTGCATAATGCGTCCTGAGGACTTCACCCCCCTCCAGCCCgcactgtagccaggggacaAGAGGCAACTGGGTTATGttagtggccagcagcagcctggaggtattagctgccttttgacactgtgcaggcaggaagggacaagctacTTCCAACcacatggggcagggggaagggggcgaGAAGAGATGAGCTGTGCAAAGGCATGGTCCAGGTCATCCCTTTCCCCCgtcccctgtggctggaagcagctcccatcccttccctcctacACAGTGGTGAAAGACTGCTACTGACcatattctggtgtgaaccctggcagaaatctggaggGAAAGGGGGACATATGACCCTGCATACCCTCCCCCACTCGTTGCCTAGGCTTGGGAAGTCACAgcaccaggtaccaggagaggcaggtcAGTCCCAGaagcccagccaggcatggagaaCAGAGAGTGccaagaagggaagggagaggaggggagtggagggaaggATCTATTGGTCACCCCCCCACGTGAGAAGGGTGTACGGGAGTGTGTATCAATTTTGGGTGGGTGGGTAGCGGAGTGTCATCCTTCCCCATGTGAAccttaaagccttaaagataagaaggcaATATAAAGAATCCAACTACTCAGTATTTTTTAActggggctcagtcaacttgatgttaatttgaacatttgtactgcatagATCTGATTGATTGCTGTTGAACTCACCTGAATACAAGAAATTataccaggtgtcccatattcagcatagggaaatatggccACACTACCCTAAGGAGACAGAGAACCTTTGGACTGCAGAGCCCTACACCCAGTatgtggtaggaagtagcccagaggaACCAGACTCTGGTTTGGTTCTGCTGCCAGAGTGTGAGTCAGCGTGTTGCAGTGGAATTCCCTGCTGACTCAGTGGTAGAAGCCTCTTCCAGTGTTAGGACCTTGGGCTGGGATATGGTGGAGTCAGGTGGGCCTGCATCATcctaccccctgccaccccacctgAGGCCCAATAGGCCTGCGTTCATCCACTGTTCACCTGAGCCAAGATGCTAGACCCCAGAATGTTTTGTCTGCTGTGtttgctctgccccagccaggtgcTGAGCTATAGGCTGTTTGTGCTGtgccccacctggggagcccgaGCTCCCTTACAGACTGCTAAGTACAACTGGCCCAGCCAGAAGGTGCTAGGCTATATAGACTGTTTGTGGCTCTGCCCCGTCCAGAGGGTCCGAGTTTCCTCTATAAACTGTAACTTGCAGTCTGCCTGTAGTGAGCCAGAGTTGCCTCCCTCCTCATTTGAGAGTGAGAGACCACTACATACTGGTTCAGAGACCCATGGGCAGCAGGACACAAACCTTAGTGCCAGCAGCTAATAGACTTCTTCAGCCGGAGACCATTGACCCTGGAGTGATCATAAAAGAGCAAGAAACTGCAACATAAGAAAATTGACAAGAACAGTGAAGTCACCCCATTGCAAGTAGGAGGGAAATTTAATTCCAATCAGAAAGGGGCTGGAAACCTTGTCAACAGCTGCACCACTCACTGAGAGGTAGTGTCATAGCCTCCTGAGGGTCAATCCTACAGGAGGAACAGAAGACATTTACACAAAACCAAGGAGTTTCCATTGGCGCTCTGTACCTAGAGAACACCCAGAATGCTACTGCATGTTCTTGTGCTGAGAAAATTAAGTCAATGACAATGAAAGCACCAGGAACAGGAATCACACAGGCTCCAGGTGGCAGATCCATCTCTGCAGTTGAACAGCCAGTTGCAGAAGAAACTGTTCTGAGAACAAAAGTGGCTGAGTGAGCGGAAAGCCAATGAGGTTCAGATGAGTTAATATTATTCTGCGGCTGTTGTGTTTTGGTTGGTATTCAGCTTTATTtccatttgattttaaaaataaaacaaaaaggaaagatGTAACGGTAACCACTTGAGTCTGTGGCTCCTGGTCTCTCTACCACTTGGCAGGGTTATTGGCCTACATGGACAGCGGTTACAAACAACTGATCAAAAACAGGAAAAGGTTTTCATGAAGCTTTGTCGAAAAATGTTCCACTATTTTTTCCATTGTAattcaaaatctaaatgaaaatgATCAAAAATTAGAAATATGTATAATTTTAACCAGCAAGTACTCAGGTCATGTGTCTGAGCCAGGAACTAAAGATCAATCTCTTTCCAGCACTTCTGTGCACCCTTATATGCATGATTGCTCAGTCCAGGTTAAATGTAGGGATCAGTGATGACTGATTTGCACAGGGTGCCTTGGTCAGTATGAAAGCTATAAAATACCACAGAACCTGAAtccagcagcctcagcagagaatcCTGGTCATTCTGGGCATTGTTGCTTCTGGGGCAGAGACCTCTGCTTTCAGAATGTCACTCGTAAAATAGGCCTGTTGCATTTTCTGCCATTCCTGGCATGCTAGTGAAGCAGTACAAGGGAGGAATAAGTAGGCACAACAGACTGCTTTTCAAGAGTCTCCAGGTCAATGCCAGGGGACACCAgccatggctcttctctgcagtAACTGCTGCTCAAGTTAACCCAGGTGCTATTTTTCTTCAATAAACTAACCTGATAGTTGGTTCAAAATTTGAATTGGGATTCATAGACACCACCTGACAAATGCACACTTTATCTTTTTAAATGAGTTTATTTACAGTGCTACTTGaaaacaatatatatatttatatctatCACCCTTGTGATGGTTTGTGCCATAGAAAATGTCATAACTGGATCGGCTTTAATTTACAAAAAAACAGCAACAAGGTAATCTAAAAGGGGGATGGAAATCAAAATTTGGTCCCTAattattctttttcttcttttttttaaaaaaagcccccaaatgagaaaaactgcaaaacaaattaatttataCATAAAAACAACCTTTatcctctggaaaaaaaatcatggggCCAGTTTACCTGTCATGTACCTACATTTCTGCCTGTGTGtatgctttaataaaaaaaaaagttatttgcaTGTAACATTAtttttctgtctttctcagaGGGATCAGATAGAAGGCAGTTAAGGGGAGGCTTAGGATAGGGAAATATCACCATGAGATCCCTGCCCTCAACCTTCTGTGTCTCAAGGAGGATGTTGGAGGGAAGATCTCAGAAGCAGAGGCAGGTGAGAATCTTGATCAAATTAGTGGAGAGAGGTGGCAAGTGAAAGGAGATTAGAGGTGCTTATTGTGGGATGAGTCTGGAAGTTGGGATATGTCAGGTTGCTTATTGGGCGAAGGAGGGGTCATCATTTTGAGGACTATTGGGATTATTTGGGAGTGGAGTACAGGAATAATCATCAGCAGTGGAGAcgggctgggggagtgggcaaCCTCAGATTTGGGAGCATCGTAGGAAGGCTAGAACTTGGGGTGGAAGGGAAACTCTTAGTCCCATGCCCTCTTCTCTGTCTGAGAGCATTTCTAATCCTTCCTCATCTGAGATTGTGTGAAGCCAGAGGCTAAATGAGAAGTGCAAGCACAGGctggaatggagggaggagagatagATGGAGCAGAAAAGGGTAAGAAGAGAGAACTCAAGCTGAAGACCCATTTTCTGTCTTCTGTCTCTTTGGATCAACTTCATCCTATACAGAATTagagagaggggagagagtgTGATTAGCACAGTTagaccccctctgccccccgaaTTGTTTCATAGGATTTAGCTCAATATGTGATCCCACACATTGAATCACACTCTCTGCCTGTGATTCACATTGCTGCATGTTCCCCCCACAAATTTTATTTGTCCCCCCCCCGGAATCCCCTCTTCTCTACAGACCCTACAGGTGACTGGCACTCAGATATGCCAGTGATGGGCATGGTATAAGAATCTGGACAGATCAGTCCACATGGTATCAACACTATTATTTCCAACACATAAACTCCACATGGATCCACACTGCCTTAGTCAGACCCCTGGAATCCACCCTCAAAACTGGATCACCGTGACCTTATTACAAATCTCAGTTTCACATTGGATCCAGTTTCCTGCATAAGCCACAGAAATAACTGATGTATGTGAAATCCAGGGTCCCACACAATCTCAAGCATCCTACATGTAATAAGCAAGGTGGAGGATCTGGATCAATTGTACACAGCATCCACCGGGATTCCTTATCCTTCACTACATGAGATGTAGGTATCCTATAGTCACACAGGATCCATGGTGGTGATGTTACTGTCCCGGACAGGCAAGACAGTACCCTTTTGCCCCCTCTGCTTCCAGTGCCATCAcccacctcctcttcttcctctgcagaTCGTTTTGCTGCATGTCCGTCCTGCTCCTGCCCATTCTCATCTCCATCTACACACAAGCAAAACAGCAAGTCACATGTTAATACAGGCAATGCTCAAGGGAACCTGCCCCTCCTGGGGATGCCCAGAGGGGAGATTCAGTCTCCAGGGCAATGCAATTCTGgctccccaaacccccacacacacacattagctGCTCCCACCTTCATCCTCTTCTCCTGCCTCTTCTTCATCCACGTCCTCaggattctcctcctcctcctccgcacCATTTTCCTCATCCTGAGTAAAACAAAGCCACAGAAGAAATCAGCTTTGGCCTACTCTTTCCATGCCACCCATCACTCTTGCTGCCTGAAACTATCCCCATCCCAGCCAGGTTGTGCTGCCAAAGCCACCTACCCTCCCAACCTTATCTCCCCACACAACCCACCTTCCATTCACTCCCCCAGCCCGCAGCCCCATGCTACCTGCCTCCTCTTCTACCAGAAACCCTCTCAGATTCTCCTTGGGACTCTGCTCCC of the Gopherus flavomarginatus isolate rGopFla2 chromosome 1, rGopFla2.mat.asm, whole genome shotgun sequence genome contains:
- the PTMS gene encoding parathymosin isoform X1; the protein is MSEKRAEEAPAEVGAKEVGGVSIIVRSAGSIESEELKEKKEKLEEKTVCKEKKKEITEDEENGAEEEEENPEDVDEEEAGEEDEDGDENGQEQDGHAAKRSAEEEEEVGDGTGSRGGKRDEVDPKRQKTENGSSA
- the PTMS gene encoding parathymosin isoform X3; the encoded protein is MSEKRAEEAPAEVGAKELKEKKEKLEEKTVCKEKKKEITEDEENGAEEEEENPEDVDEEEAGEEDEDGDENGQEQDGHAAKRSAEEEEEVGDGTGSRGGKRDEVDPKRQKTENGSSA
- the PTMS gene encoding parathymosin isoform X2, with the protein product MSEKRAEEAPAEVGAKEVGGVSIIVRSAGSIESEELKEKKEKLEEKTVCKEKKKEITEDEENGAEEEEENPEDVDEEEAGEEDEDGDENGQEQDGHAAKRSAEEEEEDEVDPKRQKTENGSSA